The uncultured Dysgonomonas sp. genome contains the following window.
GATTTTTTATCAAAAACAATTACCACTTTTTTACTCTTATCTACAGCAGGCTGTCCTGTTAAAAATGCTGCCAACTCTTGAAAATAGTATCCACCAATAGCAAACGCAGCTAAAATAAGTAGTATTACAAAGCCCAAAGAGATAAAGCGTCTGCGCTTAGACTTCTTTCTATGATTGTAAAACATAGATTCAATGTCAGTACTGGCAGAAGGTGTCTTGAATGTCTCAACTATCTCTTCCTGAATTGTTTCGGGAGCGTTTGTTACGGTGTTTTCTTTTTCGGTATCTATTTCAGCCTCTTCTTTAGCTTCTGTTATGGCAGACTCAGCTTCAGCTTCTGTTTGTATCTCTGGATCAGAAGTTTCTTCTACTATTTCATTTGCTTCGATAGCTTTTTCCTCCGATTTCTCAGAAACAGTGATGTATTCTGTAATTTCTTCTTCGATGGAGCTTGTCTCAGTACTATCGTCCTGTTCTTCGGTAATATCCTCTTCGGTTTCGTTTTCTACATTTTCGAAAGAAACCCCATCTTCGAGAACAACACTCTCGAAATGAGCGAAAGGCTTATTGATAGCTTCTTTTAGTGATTTGTCAGGCGTGAAGCTAAGTTTGTAATGAGCCGGAATCTCAATTGCTTCCCCTGTATTTACATCCACACTTTTGCGTGCGTTTACCTTTACCAGTTTGAATACACCGAAGTCCTTTATCCGTACCGGATCATTGCTTTCTATACTCTCTGAGATAACAGCAATGAGTTCCCGTAAAAAGGTTTCTGCCTCCTTTTTCGCTATTCCCTGTTTTTTTGCCAGAAGGTCAATTAAATCCTGTAGACTAAGCCGTTCATTCATTTACTTCCAGATTTTTAAGGTTATCTTTTATTGTTTGTCCGGGACGAAATGCCAATGAGATTTTAGGAGGAACAAGGAAACGCTGTTTTGATACAGGGTTAACGGATATCCGTTCCCCTTTTTTCTTCGTTTCAAAAAGACCGAATCCCTGAATGTTGATGGAGTTCCCATCTTCAAGATTGCTATTAATTATGGAAACAGTAGCTTCCAATACTTCGGAAGTCTGTCGTTGCGTCCACCCTAACCGTTTAGCCAATGCAGCTATTAATTCCTGGTTTGTCATAGCATTTGTATTTAGATTTAAATCACTTCTCCATATAGATCGAATGGCTGGGCACCCGTTATACTGACATTGTAAAAGTCCCCAATATTAAGCATTTTATTTTTCTTAATCAATACTTCAGGGTCTACTTCGGGTGAATCATACTGAGTACGGCCGATATAATAGTCTGATTCTTCCCTGTCTACAATCACTTTAAGGGTATTGCCTATCTTCTGCTCATTAATATCGAGAGCTATCCGTTCTTGCAGAGCCATCAGGACATCCATCCGTTCCTGTTTTACTGCATCTGATATTTCATCCCTGTAGTGGGCATAGGCATATGTCCCATCTTCATGTGAATAAGGGAATGCACCCATCCTATCGAAGCGTACATCCTTTACAAATTGGAGCAGTTCCTCAAAGTCTTTATGCGATTCTCCGGGATGTCCCACCATAAGGGTGGTACGGATATGAATGCCGGGGACTTCTTCCCTGATACGCCTTATCAGGTCATATGTCTGCTCTTTCGTAATATTGCGGCGCATCTTTTTCAGCATATTGTCGCTGATATGTTGCAGCGCGATATCTAAATATTTACACACATTATCGTTCTCGCGCATCACCCGTAACAGATCGTAAGGGAAGTTCGCCGGATATGCATAATGTAAGCGTATCCATTCCACGCCTTCAATTTTTGCTATGCGATCAATCAATTCCGGTAACTTCGCCTGCTTGTAATTGTCCAAACCGTAATATGACAGATCCTGTGCGATAACCTGAAACTCTTTTACACCGGAAGCAACCAGATGCCTGACCTCTTCCTCTACTTCTTCTATCTGCCTGGACTGATGCTTTCCTGTCATAATCGGGATAGAGCAATAAGAACAGGCACGGTTACAGCCTTCCGAAATTTTCAGATAAGCGTAATGTGAAGGAGTGGTTATGTTGCGTTCCAGTGCCAACTCCTTATGATATGATTTACCCAGATCGGAGATGAGGGCTTTCCATCCAAATTTTCCGTAAAAGCTGTCTACTTCGGGTATTTCCGTCTTTAATTCCTCCATATACCTGTCGGTAAGGCAGCCCATTACAAACAACTTATTCAGTTTTCGCTCTTTTTTAGCCTCTGCAAACTCAAGAATCATATTGATAGATTCTTCCTTTGCATCACCTATAAAGCCGCATGTATTTATAACTACGATTTCTCCTTCCGACTTATCCGGATCATGTTTTACGGTGTAGCCGTTTGCCAACAATTGTTTCATCAATAACTCGGAGTCTACCAGATTTTTA
Protein-coding sequences here:
- a CDS encoding HU family DNA-binding protein — its product is MNERLSLQDLIDLLAKKQGIAKKEAETFLRELIAVISESIESNDPVRIKDFGVFKLVKVNARKSVDVNTGEAIEIPAHYKLSFTPDKSLKEAINKPFAHFESVVLEDGVSFENVENETEEDITEEQDDSTETSSIEEEITEYITVSEKSEEKAIEANEIVEETSDPEIQTEAEAESAITEAKEEAEIDTEKENTVTNAPETIQEEIVETFKTPSASTDIESMFYNHRKKSKRRRFISLGFVILLILAAFAIGGYYFQELAAFLTGQPAVDKSKKVVIVFDKKSPVDSLTQRQDSSQIKDVAQETKKEPQQETKLPKTEPKNEDVKVAAQPVKDSAKPLATETIRSGHTLRNIALEHYGHKSFWVYIYEENKAVIKNANNIALGTKLIIPAPAKYGIDSKNPASIEKAKQREAKLFKEMGI
- a CDS encoding HU family DNA-binding protein, whose translation is MTNQELIAALAKRLGWTQRQTSEVLEATVSIINSNLEDGNSINIQGFGLFETKKKGERISVNPVSKQRFLVPPKISLAFRPGQTIKDNLKNLEVNE
- the rimO gene encoding 30S ribosomal protein S12 methylthiotransferase RimO, whose amino-acid sequence is MKKNRIDVITLGCSKNLVDSELLMKQLLANGYTVKHDPDKSEGEIVVINTCGFIGDAKEESINMILEFAEAKKERKLNKLFVMGCLTDRYMEELKTEIPEVDSFYGKFGWKALISDLGKSYHKELALERNITTPSHYAYLKISEGCNRACSYCSIPIMTGKHQSRQIEEVEEEVRHLVASGVKEFQVIAQDLSYYGLDNYKQAKLPELIDRIAKIEGVEWIRLHYAYPANFPYDLLRVMRENDNVCKYLDIALQHISDNMLKKMRRNITKEQTYDLIRRIREEVPGIHIRTTLMVGHPGESHKDFEELLQFVKDVRFDRMGAFPYSHEDGTYAYAHYRDEISDAVKQERMDVLMALQERIALDINEQKIGNTLKVIVDREESDYYIGRTQYDSPEVDPEVLIKKNKMLNIGDFYNVSITGAQPFDLYGEVI